The Temnothorax longispinosus isolate EJ_2023e chromosome 7, Tlon_JGU_v1, whole genome shotgun sequence genome contains a region encoding:
- the LOC139816629 gene encoding uncharacterized protein, producing MAAATTMSEHTLFDFELNDVFENELNDNLYNLKMSEDKAVSSRKSRRSILKPLKPLLRMLKKRTSSYAKSNKRQEAVPQVGIFTEEIENQNNANEALERRLLQELRDAEEGAAITVCLDGQMTVVPVVPGQCYVPVHFAHTHAGDFYWTTLSMADRDLCYKERAFSQYQLPEVQVA from the coding sequence atggcCGCTGCCACCACCATGAGCGAGCACACGCTGTTCGACTTCGAGCTCAACGACGTGTTCGAGAACGAGCTCAACGACAATCTCTACAACCTGAAGATGTCGGAGGACAAGGCCGTGAGCAGCCGCAAGAGCAGACGCAGCATTCTGAAGCCGCTGAAGCCACTGCTGCGAATGCTGAAGAAGCGCACCAGCAGTTACGCCAAGAGCAACAAGCGCCAGGAGGCCGTGCCTCAGGTGGGAATCTTCACCGAGGAGATCGAGAACCAGAACAACGCCAACGAGGCGCTGGAACGTAGACTCCTGCAGGAGCTACGGGACGCCGAGGAGGGAGCCGCCATCACCGTCTGCCTGGACGGACAGATGACCGTCGTGCCGGTTGTGCCTGGTCAGTGCTACGTGCCGGTGCATTTCGCCCACACTCATGCCGGCGACTTCTACTGGACGACTCTCAGCATGGCCGACAGAGACCTGTGCTACAAGGAACGCGCCTTCTCGCAGTATCAGCTTCCCGAGGTGCAAGTGGCGTGA